A window of the Radiobacillus deserti genome harbors these coding sequences:
- a CDS encoding sugar-binding transcriptional regulator: protein MTAVAEMMTPLENAQNCMFVPARGGLGERVENQANSICAEMAKKANGKYRLLYVPDPIGEESYQSIIAEPSIIEIMELIKASDVVIHGIGDAWTMAKRRKASQEVLDTISSRKAVSEAFGYYFNEEGDVVYKVRTVGLQLEDLAKTNCVIAIAGGESKADAIQSYFKQGKSNVLITDEAAAHRLLGESSLLK, encoded by the coding sequence ATGACGGCGGTTGCTGAGATGATGACGCCATTAGAAAATGCGCAAAATTGTATGTTCGTTCCTGCCCGTGGTGGCTTAGGCGAACGAGTAGAAAATCAAGCAAACTCGATTTGTGCAGAAATGGCGAAAAAAGCGAACGGGAAGTACCGATTATTGTATGTTCCAGACCCAATCGGGGAAGAATCTTACCAGTCCATTATTGCGGAGCCATCCATCATCGAAATCATGGAACTGATAAAAGCATCTGATGTTGTCATTCATGGAATTGGTGATGCTTGGACGATGGCAAAGCGAAGAAAAGCCTCTCAAGAGGTACTGGATACTATCTCCTCTCGAAAGGCAGTTAGTGAAGCATTTGGCTACTACTTTAATGAAGAGGGAGATGTTGTGTATAAAGTACGTACAGTCGGACTTCAATTGGAAGACCTAGCGAAGACGAATTGTGTCATTGCAATCGCGGGTGGAGAATCCAAAGCCGATGCGATTCAATCGTACTTTAAACAAGGTAAAAGCAACGTCTTAATTACAGACGAAGCTGCTGCACATCGTTTATTAGGGGAATCATCCCTTTTAAAATAA
- a CDS encoding glutaredoxin family protein — protein sequence MKEVLFYTKRECHLCEEAKLLLELFQEDLNISIKEIDIYEDEKLLEKYHLMIPVLELDGNVIDYGRIDMDRLKQVLNIG from the coding sequence GTGAAAGAAGTTTTGTTCTATACAAAAAGGGAATGTCATCTATGTGAGGAGGCAAAGCTTCTGCTGGAACTTTTTCAAGAGGATTTGAATATATCGATAAAAGAAATCGATATTTATGAAGATGAGAAACTCTTAGAAAAATACCACCTCATGATTCCTGTTTTAGAACTTGATGGAAACGTAATTGATTATGGTCGAATTGATATGGATCGGTTAAAGCAAGTATTAAATATTGGTTAA
- a CDS encoding sugar-binding transcriptional regulator — translation MRALIDLQKKLFPDLLDIMQRRYNILHKIHMLEPIGRRSLSDNTDMAERLIRSEIDFLSNQGFIQVTSKGMLLTPEGNKVLEQLAEFMKESAGLSSLERQVKELLHLDHVIVIPGNSDDHDWVKQEMGKACRVFTIHTPIESDRCCNWRNLHDGGC, via the coding sequence ATGCGGGCACTAATAGATCTTCAAAAAAAATTATTCCCTGATCTGCTCGATATCATGCAGCGTAGATACAATATCTTGCATAAGATTCACATGCTTGAACCAATCGGTCGTAGAAGTCTATCTGATAATACGGATATGGCAGAGCGGTTAATAAGAAGTGAAATTGACTTTCTTAGTAATCAAGGCTTTATTCAAGTCACATCTAAAGGCATGCTCCTGACACCAGAAGGGAATAAGGTGTTAGAACAGCTAGCAGAATTCATGAAAGAATCTGCTGGACTCAGCTCACTAGAACGCCAGGTGAAAGAATTACTTCATTTAGATCATGTCATTGTAATTCCTGGTAATAGTGATGACCATGATTGGGTAAAACAAGAAATGGGTAAAGCGTGTCGGGTATTTACGATCCATACTCCAATCGAATCAGACCGTTGCTGTAACTGGAGGAACCTCCATGACGGCGGTTGCTGA